The following proteins are co-located in the Agromyces laixinhei genome:
- a CDS encoding siderophore-interacting protein: MAKPGYRVFDTQVAEIRWMSPHFVRVTFRSDDLRELGWDGPDQRIKVVLPLAASGYDEVPREGDWYSAWRSLPDDRRNPIRTYTIRAARPAAGELDVDFVGHGDGGPASRWIGAAQIGDRMLVIAPDATSEDESGGWEWRPGAARTLLIAGDETAVPAVGAILEQLPADARGAVFLEVPEAGDALELQAPAGVSVQWLPRAEAGGSAGVGVQASAGGPASSGGAAGETGFGACLVAAVTAWADAWVEADPVAAAVPAAPATIAAAPASSELPKLDDDDILWEVPDAADDGGLYAWLAGEATAITTLRRHLVKGLGIDRRRVAFMGYWKLGRAEG; the protein is encoded by the coding sequence ATGGCCAAGCCCGGATACCGAGTGTTCGACACCCAGGTCGCCGAGATCAGGTGGATGTCGCCGCACTTCGTGCGCGTGACGTTCCGCTCCGACGATCTGCGTGAGCTCGGGTGGGACGGCCCCGACCAGCGCATCAAGGTCGTGCTGCCGCTCGCGGCGAGCGGATACGACGAGGTGCCACGCGAGGGCGACTGGTACTCGGCGTGGCGCTCGCTGCCCGACGACCGGCGCAACCCGATCCGCACCTACACGATCCGGGCCGCCCGCCCGGCGGCGGGCGAACTCGACGTCGACTTCGTCGGGCACGGAGACGGCGGCCCTGCCTCGCGGTGGATCGGCGCCGCACAGATCGGCGACCGCATGCTCGTCATCGCGCCCGATGCAACGAGTGAAGACGAGTCCGGCGGTTGGGAGTGGCGCCCCGGCGCCGCCCGCACGCTGCTCATCGCGGGTGACGAGACCGCGGTGCCGGCCGTCGGCGCGATCCTCGAGCAGTTGCCCGCCGATGCGCGGGGCGCGGTGTTCCTCGAGGTGCCGGAGGCCGGCGACGCGCTGGAGCTCCAGGCCCCGGCCGGAGTCTCGGTGCAGTGGCTGCCGCGTGCCGAAGCGGGCGGTTCGGCAGGAGTGGGGGTGCAGGCATCAGCGGGCGGCCCGGCATCATCGGGAGGCGCAGCAGGCGAGACGGGCTTCGGCGCCTGCCTCGTCGCCGCGGTCACCGCGTGGGCCGATGCGTGGGTCGAGGCCGACCCTGTTGCTGCCGCAGTGCCGGCCGCACCTGCGACGATTGCGGCCGCACCTGCTTCGAGCGAGCTCCCGAAGCTCGACGACGACGACATCCTCTGGGAAGTGCCGGACGCGGCCGACGACGGCGGGCTCTACGCGTGGCTGGCCGGCGAGGCCACCGCGATCACGACGCTCCGCCGACACCTCGTGAAGGGGCTGGGCATCGACCGCCGCCGGGTCGCCTTCAT
- a CDS encoding iron ABC transporter permease, producing MRSSPLLPAESPPLADESALLPAEQADGATPARGARPRLGGVLLVALGLVAAALLAAVHVTQGSADVGLQELLGLLTGASEDQASAVLLASRMPRLAAGVLVGVALGVAGLVMQSISRNVLASPDTLAVNAGSYLAVVAVAAFGLALPFAGGGVVAFVGGLAAAGLVLALSAGGGRGGGTVRLVLAGSALALALTALTTMLLLLFPERTEGLYAWGVGNLAQIGMGPVLELGPVVVVAVAALFLFARRFDLIALGDDTATVLGVPVRRTRFIGLVIAVLLSAAAVTVAGPIGFVGLAAPAIVRLIAVRVPGMAKHVLLIPAAAVMGVIVVLGADVLLRLAFGGQAAVEVPTGVVTTIFGAVFLVALALRARASSESGTGFVIGTGLSRRGRVLVIAASVVLLIVLAFVSLLLGDAKMLGGDVLNWVTGQAGPLVEFVMNTRAPRVAAAILAGAALALAGTVVQAVSRNPLAEPAILGVTGGAGVGAVLVITFWPLATFLGVTVGGLAGAALAAIIVFGLAMRGGLASTRLILIGLGVSAAAAAVTSMLIIATDPYNAAKALTWMSGSTYGRTFPQLIPLVIVILVAVPLLVSARRELDLLAFDDDTPRVLGVRLGSARLGLLVVSVALTAAAVAAVGVIGFVGLVAPHAARALVGSRHALVLPLAALLGALLVCVADTLGRTVIAPAQLPAGLLTAIVGAPYFVWLLWRSRRSD from the coding sequence ATGCGGTCGTCACCACTCTTGCCGGCTGAATCGCCGCCCCTGGCAGACGAGTCGGCGCTCCTGCCCGCCGAGCAGGCCGACGGCGCGACCCCCGCGCGAGGCGCTCGGCCCCGCCTCGGCGGGGTGCTCCTCGTCGCCCTGGGGCTCGTCGCGGCGGCGTTGCTCGCTGCGGTGCACGTGACACAGGGATCGGCGGATGTCGGCCTGCAGGAGTTGCTCGGGCTGCTCACGGGCGCGTCCGAAGACCAGGCGAGCGCGGTGCTCCTCGCTTCGCGAATGCCGCGCCTCGCCGCGGGGGTGCTCGTCGGCGTCGCCCTCGGCGTCGCGGGCCTCGTGATGCAGAGCATCTCGCGGAACGTGCTCGCCTCGCCCGACACCCTCGCCGTCAACGCCGGTTCGTACCTCGCCGTCGTCGCGGTCGCGGCGTTCGGCCTCGCGCTGCCGTTCGCGGGAGGCGGCGTCGTCGCGTTCGTCGGCGGCCTCGCTGCGGCCGGCCTCGTGCTCGCCCTCTCGGCCGGCGGCGGCCGAGGCGGCGGCACCGTGCGTCTCGTGCTGGCGGGTTCGGCGCTCGCGCTCGCGCTCACCGCGCTCACGACGATGCTGCTGTTGCTCTTCCCCGAGCGCACCGAGGGGCTCTACGCCTGGGGTGTCGGCAACCTCGCCCAGATCGGCATGGGCCCCGTGCTCGAGCTCGGCCCCGTCGTCGTCGTCGCCGTGGCCGCGCTCTTCCTCTTCGCCCGTCGGTTCGACCTCATCGCGCTCGGCGACGACACGGCAACGGTGCTCGGCGTGCCGGTGCGTCGCACCCGGTTCATCGGCCTCGTGATCGCGGTGCTGCTCTCTGCGGCCGCGGTCACCGTTGCCGGGCCGATCGGGTTCGTCGGCCTCGCCGCCCCCGCGATCGTGCGTCTCATCGCCGTGCGCGTGCCCGGCATGGCGAAGCATGTGCTCCTCATCCCCGCTGCGGCGGTCATGGGCGTCATCGTCGTACTCGGTGCCGACGTGCTGCTGCGCCTCGCGTTCGGCGGGCAGGCCGCGGTCGAGGTACCCACCGGCGTCGTCACCACGATCTTCGGTGCGGTGTTCCTCGTCGCGCTCGCCCTCCGTGCGCGCGCCTCCTCCGAGAGCGGCACGGGGTTCGTCATCGGCACCGGGCTCTCGCGCCGCGGGCGTGTGCTCGTCATCGCGGCATCCGTGGTGCTGCTCATCGTGCTCGCCTTCGTGTCGCTCCTCCTCGGCGATGCCAAGATGCTCGGCGGCGACGTGCTCAACTGGGTGACCGGACAGGCGGGGCCCCTCGTCGAATTCGTCATGAACACCCGCGCGCCTCGCGTCGCCGCGGCGATACTCGCCGGTGCCGCGCTCGCGCTCGCGGGCACCGTCGTGCAGGCCGTCTCGCGCAACCCGCTCGCTGAACCCGCGATCCTCGGCGTCACCGGCGGTGCCGGCGTCGGCGCCGTGCTCGTCATCACCTTCTGGCCGCTCGCCACGTTCCTCGGCGTGACGGTCGGCGGCCTCGCGGGTGCTGCCCTCGCCGCGATCATCGTCTTCGGTCTCGCGATGCGCGGCGGGCTCGCCTCGACGCGGCTCATCCTGATCGGTCTCGGCGTGTCGGCCGCCGCCGCCGCAGTCACCTCGATGCTCATCATCGCGACCGACCCGTACAACGCGGCGAAGGCGCTCACCTGGATGTCGGGCTCGACGTACGGGCGCACCTTCCCGCAGCTGATCCCGCTCGTGATCGTGATCCTCGTGGCCGTGCCGTTGCTCGTCTCGGCGCGCCGCGAACTCGATCTGCTTGCGTTCGACGACGACACCCCGCGAGTGCTCGGGGTGAGGCTCGGTTCGGCGAGGCTCGGCCTGCTCGTCGTCAGCGTCGCCCTCACCGCCGCCGCAGTCGCCGCGGTCGGCGTGATCGGCTTCGTCGGCCTCGTGGCACCGCACGCGGCGCGAGCGCTCGTCGGCTCCCGCCACGCCCTCGTGCTGCCGCTCGCGGCGCTCCTCGGCGCGTTGCTCGTCTGCGTCGCCGACACCCTCGGCCGCACCGTCATCGCGCCGGCCCAGTTGCCCGCCGGTCTGCTGACTGCGATCGTCGGCGCCCCCTACTTCGTCTGGCTGCTGTGGCGTTCGCGCCGGAGCGACTGA
- a CDS encoding iron-siderophore ABC transporter substrate-binding protein, translating to MRTASRTRPTIALTAIAAASVLLLTGCGTTEEAGAASGEAAIVITDDRGESVELAAPAEKVVALEWNTAENLVALGVMPVGVADTEGYGDWVKAEALDDSVKDVGDRGEPSVDAIAGLAPDLVLTTTDLSESVIAQIEEFAPVMVVRGADASNPIGQMESNLERIATATGHEAEGEDLLSGFHENLADGKSELEAAGLSGAPFMMSDSWATGGQVSIRPFAEGALLTAVTEELGLENVWTGEGDADYGLGSIDVEGLTSVGDVEFLYIANGETDAYQNELAGNAVWLSLPFVQSGNVHRLPDGIWMFGGPSSMNDYIDAVVTTLAG from the coding sequence ATGAGAACCGCTTCCCGTACCCGGCCGACCATCGCCCTGACCGCCATCGCCGCGGCATCCGTACTGCTCCTGACCGGCTGCGGAACGACTGAAGAGGCCGGCGCGGCGAGCGGCGAGGCCGCCATCGTCATCACCGACGACCGCGGCGAGTCCGTCGAGCTCGCGGCACCGGCCGAGAAGGTCGTCGCGCTCGAATGGAACACCGCAGAGAACCTCGTCGCGCTGGGCGTCATGCCGGTCGGCGTCGCCGACACCGAGGGGTATGGCGACTGGGTGAAGGCCGAGGCGCTCGACGACTCCGTGAAGGATGTCGGCGATCGGGGTGAACCCTCGGTGGACGCCATCGCGGGGCTCGCGCCCGACCTCGTGTTGACCACGACCGATCTGTCGGAGTCCGTGATCGCCCAGATCGAGGAGTTCGCGCCCGTGATGGTCGTGCGCGGCGCCGACGCCTCGAACCCCATCGGCCAGATGGAGTCGAACCTCGAGCGCATCGCGACCGCGACCGGTCACGAGGCCGAGGGCGAGGATCTTCTCTCCGGCTTCCATGAGAATCTCGCCGACGGCAAGTCGGAGCTCGAGGCCGCCGGGCTCTCGGGCGCCCCGTTCATGATGAGCGACTCCTGGGCAACCGGCGGCCAGGTCTCCATCCGTCCCTTCGCCGAGGGTGCCCTGCTGACGGCGGTCACCGAGGAACTCGGTCTCGAGAACGTGTGGACGGGCGAGGGCGACGCCGACTACGGCCTCGGTTCGATCGATGTCGAGGGCCTCACATCGGTCGGCGACGTCGAGTTCCTCTACATCGCGAACGGCGAGACCGATGCGTACCAGAACGAGCTCGCCGGCAATGCCGTCTGGCTTTCCCTGCCCTTCGTGCAGAGCGGCAACGTGCACCGTCTGCCCGACGGCATCTGGATGTTCGGCGGTCCCTCGTCGATGAACGACTACATCGATGCGGTCGTCACCACTCTTGCCGGCTGA